The genomic stretch GAGGTCTTAGCTGATGAAGAAACTCCTTGCATCCACAATGCTCGCCGCAGGTCTCTACGCTGTCGCAGGCTCTGCTCAGGCAGCCGAATGCGGCGATGTATCCATTGCCGAAATGAATTGGGCATCTGCCGGCGTTGCCGCACATGTCGACAAGATCATCCTCGAAAGCGGCTATGGCTGCAGTGTGACCCTGGTCACCGGCGACACCATGCCGACTTTTGCTTCCATGAACGAAAAAGGCCAGCCCGACATGGCGCCGGAACTCTGGGTCAATGCGGTGCGCACGCCGCTTGATGAAGCCATTGCCGAAGGCCGGCTGATCCAGGCAGCGCCCCTCCTCTCGGATGGTGGTGTTGAAGGCTGGTGGATCCCGAAGTTCCTCGCTGACGCCAACCCCGAGATCAAGACCGTTCAGGATGCGCTTGCGCGTCCGGATCTGTTCCCCGCGCCGGAAGATGCCTCAAAGGGCGCCATCACCAACTGCCCGTCCGGCTGGAACTGCCAGGTGTCGACCGCCAACCTCTTCCGTGCGCTCGGTGCAGAAGAGAAAGGCTTTGAACTGATCGATACCGGTTCTGCTGCAGGCCTCGATGGCTCGATCGCCAATGCGTTCGAAAACCAGAAGGGTTGGCTCGGCTACTATTGGGCTCCGACATCGATCCTCGGCAAGTATGAAATGGTCAAGCTCTCCTTCGGCGTCGAGCACGACAAGGCCCAGTGGGATGCTTGTACAGCCGTTCCGGATTGCGCCGACCCTGCAGTGAACGCCTACCCTGTCTCCGACGTTTACACCGTTGTGACAAAGGAGTTTTCTGAAAAGGCTGGCGTTGCGATGGATTATGTGTCCACCCGCAAATGGGACAACCAGACGGTCGGAAAGGTTCTTGCCTGGATGGATGAAAATCAGGGCACCAATGAAGACGGCGCACGCCATTTCCTTCAGAACTACCCGGAAATGTGGACCTCCTGGGTAGCCCCGGAAGTCGCCGAAAAGATCAAGGCAGCGCTTTGATCTGAGAAACAGAGGCGGCGGGTATCAAAACCCGCCGCAATCTTTTCACGCGAGGCCTGCCGCAAACCAGCCATCAATCAGGTTGCCGACGTCGCGGACAGTCACGACCGTTCACGCGAAACGGTGATAGTCTCGACCTGGCAGCATGTGGAGCGGCACGAACGGCCTCGGATGAGCACCCGTTGACTGAAGTCCGCGCGACGTCGGGATGCAAGAATAAGGGGATCATGATGGCTTCAATGATATGCAGTTACCTGCCGGAACTGCTTTGCAAATTTCCTGCTATCGATACAAATTTGATGCGCGTGGTGCGCAAAACCATTGACGACAGCTTCAAGGGCTTTGTGCGCGCCTATGGCAATGTCATCGATACGATGGTGCAGCCGCTGCAATCGTTTCTGAACTGGCTGGAGGCGTTGTTCGTCGACAGTCCATGGATACTGGTGCTGATTGCCTTGGCGCTGGTGGTCTATCTCACCTCCCGCAACATCAAGATCGTGATTGGCGCGGTGCTCTCCATGATGCTGATCGGCCTCGTCGGGCTCTGGGAAGACACGATGGTGACCCTCGCCATTGTCACCGTCTGTACGCTCATCTCGATCGTGATTGGCATACCGATCGGCATTGTCATGGCCCGATCCAACCGTGTCCAATCCGTTGTAAATCCCGTACTCGACGTGATGCAGACGATGCCAAGCTTCGTTTACCTCATTCCGGTCGTCATGATTTTCGGGATCGGCAAGGTTCCAGGCCTGATCGCCGTTGTCATCTATGCGGTACCTCCGATCATCCGCCTGACCAATCTTGGCATTCGCCTTGTCGATCGCGAGGTGCTGGAAGCGGCCGACGCTTTCGGGTCTTCTGCGCGCCAGAAACTGGTGAATGTCCAGATCCCGCTGGCGCTCCCGACCATCATGGCGGGCATCAACCAGACCATCATGATGTCCCTCGCCATGGTCGTTGTCGCTTCCATGATCGGCGTCGGCGGGCTAGGCCGCAACGTGCTGCAGGCGATCAACAATCAGTTTTTCACCATCGGCTTCCTGAACGGCTTTGCACTCGTTGCCATCGCCATCATCTTTGACCGCGCAAGCCAGGCCTACGGCAAGCGGCTGCAAAAGCATACGGAGGTGGTCCATGGCTAGTCATGGCATCGAAATTCGCAACCTTTACAAGATTTTCGGACCGAACGGCCAGGACTATATCGAGCTTGTAAAGCAGGGGATGTCGAAATCCGACCTGAACGAGGTTCACGGCCATGTGCTGGGTCTGAAAGACATCAATGTCTCAATGCCGGCCGGGGGCATAACTGTCGTCATGGGCCTTTCGGGTTCAGGCAAATCGACCCTGATCCGCCATATCAACCGCCTGATTGAGCCCACCGCCGGCGAGGTGCTCTATGATGGCGTTGACGTCTGCAAGATGTCACCGCTCGAACTGCGCGAATTCAGACGCCACAAGACCGCGATGGTCTTCCAGAAGTTCGCCCTTCTGCCACACCGGACGGTGCTGGAAAACACCGTCTATGGTCTGGACATCCAGGGCATAAACCGGAGCGAAAGCACGAAGATCGGCATGGGCTGGATCGAGCGTGTCGGTCTCTCAGGCTTCGAAAACAGCTACCCGAACCAGTTGTCTGGCGGCATGCAGCAGCGCGTGGGGCTGGCCCGTGCGCTGACAAATGACGCCGACATCCTGCTCATGGATGAAGCCTATTCGGCACTCGATCCCCTGATCCGGGTGGACATGCAGACGGTGCTCCTCGACCTCCAGGAAGAACTGAAGAAGACGGTTGTTTTCATCACCCATGATCTGGATGAGGCTTTGCGCCTCGGCGACAAGATCGCCATTCTGCGGGATGGTGAGGTCGTCCAGCAGGGCACGGGACAGGACATCGTTCTGTCGCCGGCGGACGAATACATCTCCTCATTCGTCAAGGAAGTGAACCGGGGCCGCGTGATTCGTGTCGACACGATCATGTCGCCAATCCAGGGGTCGGCTGACGGCCTGCGGCTGCGCTTCGGAACCGTGCTGGAAGACGCCGCCCGCCAGATGACAGAGAAGAACGCATCCACCGCAATCGTTCTGGACAAAGCCGGCCAGCCGATCGGTCAGGTGGACCTGCACGCCATCATCTCCGCTATGGTCACCCCGCGCAGCCATGAAGATGAGGCACTCGATACGGACGCAGCCGCCTGAGGTCCAAAAAAACCTCACGGCCATCGCCTGGACGGCTCCGCTTTTGGCGGGGCCGTTGTCGCATTTGATGATTGAAGCGATATAAAGGGTTCTTTATATCAGTGAGCCTGAACGCCGATAAAGGACAAAATGATGGCCCAGCCCGCAAATCCCCTTGCCGACCTCCTCGCAGAGAAGGGCGTGCTGCTTGCCGATGGAGCAACGGGTACCAGTCTCTTTGCCATGGGCCTGACCGCCGGTGACGCACCGGAGCTCTGGAACGACGAGCATCCCGACCGCATCGTCAAATTGCATCAGGATTTCGTCGATGCCGGTGCCGACATCATCCTGACAAACACCTTCGGCGGCACCAGACACCGGCTCAAGCTGCACAATGCCGAAGGTCGTGTGCATGAACTGAACAGAAAAGCCGCCGAGATTGCCCGTTCCGTTGCCGACAAGGCGCCGCGGAAAGTCATCGTCGCCGGCTCTGTCGGACCAACCGGCGAATTGCTGATCCCACTCGGCGCGCTGACCTATGAGGATGCCGTTGCCGCCTTTGCAGAGCAAATGGAAGGCCTGAAAGCCGGCGGCGCAGATGTCGCCTGGATTGAAACAATGTCCTCACCGGACGAGATCCGCGCGGCCGCCGAGGCAGCCGTGAAGACCGGCATGCCATACACCTATACCGGTTCATTCGATACCGCGGGGCGTACGATGATGGGTCTCGAGCCCAAGGATATCCATTCGGTCGCCGCCGATATCGGAACTGGCCCGCTCGCGGTCGGAGCCAATTGTGGTGTCGGGGCATCTGACATCCTCGCGAGCCTGCTGGACATGACCGAGGCCGATCCGAATGCCACCGTTATCGTCAAGGGCAACTGCGGAATACCCGAATTCCGTGGAACGGAGATCTACTACTCCGGGACACCGCCCCTGATGGCCGACTACGCCCGGCTTGCTCGTGATGCCGGAGCGCGCATTATCGGCGGCTGTTGCGGCACCTCCTGCAATCATCTCGCCGCCATGCGCTCGGCTCTTGACGGACACACGCCTGGTCCGCGGCCAACCATCGAAACGATCGTTGAGCGTATTGGACCGCTGCGCAACAAGCTCGCCTCCGAATCCGGAGCCCAGGAAGGTGTACGTCGCAGCCGCAGGCGTGGCTGAGCGCCTGTGATCGGCCCAGCCGGCAAGCCTCGGGCAATCTCTGTTCTTTAGGTCCTGCGCATCAAATCGGCCGAACCAGGAGCAATAGGGTTTTGGGGCCAAAACCAGAGGGGTATCAGCATGTCCGCACAACAGTCACCTTTCCCGGACCGCGAGACTGTAGCTGCCAAGTTCTCCGGCATGAGTGAACAGGACAAGTCCTTCCTGAACCTCCTGATGGAGAATCCCGTCCAGGACGATGCCTTCCTTGAGGGCTTGCAACTCTACATCCACCAAGCCTCCGAAGCCCGCTTCCTCAACTCTCTGAAGCTTCAGCAGGCAGGCGAATGGACAGGCAACAACGCCCCTGCCCGTCTGCAGATCCGTCTCATGGAGGTCGCCCGATCAAGCCAGCATCCGGCCTATCAGGCCTTCCGCACCGGCCTGCAGAAATCAGGGGGGCTTGAGCGCGCCTATCCGAAGGCCTCGGTGTAACCGCTCATCGGAACGGAACGATCTCGCTCACCGAGATAATCGGTCCAATCGGAAACAGCCGG from Peteryoungia desertarenae encodes the following:
- a CDS encoding ABC transporter substrate-binding protein → MKKLLASTMLAAGLYAVAGSAQAAECGDVSIAEMNWASAGVAAHVDKIILESGYGCSVTLVTGDTMPTFASMNEKGQPDMAPELWVNAVRTPLDEAIAEGRLIQAAPLLSDGGVEGWWIPKFLADANPEIKTVQDALARPDLFPAPEDASKGAITNCPSGWNCQVSTANLFRALGAEEKGFELIDTGSAAGLDGSIANAFENQKGWLGYYWAPTSILGKYEMVKLSFGVEHDKAQWDACTAVPDCADPAVNAYPVSDVYTVVTKEFSEKAGVAMDYVSTRKWDNQTVGKVLAWMDENQGTNEDGARHFLQNYPEMWTSWVAPEVAEKIKAAL
- a CDS encoding ABC transporter permease codes for the protein MASMICSYLPELLCKFPAIDTNLMRVVRKTIDDSFKGFVRAYGNVIDTMVQPLQSFLNWLEALFVDSPWILVLIALALVVYLTSRNIKIVIGAVLSMMLIGLVGLWEDTMVTLAIVTVCTLISIVIGIPIGIVMARSNRVQSVVNPVLDVMQTMPSFVYLIPVVMIFGIGKVPGLIAVVIYAVPPIIRLTNLGIRLVDREVLEAADAFGSSARQKLVNVQIPLALPTIMAGINQTIMMSLAMVVVASMIGVGGLGRNVLQAINNQFFTIGFLNGFALVAIAIIFDRASQAYGKRLQKHTEVVHG
- a CDS encoding quaternary amine ABC transporter ATP-binding protein, encoding MASHGIEIRNLYKIFGPNGQDYIELVKQGMSKSDLNEVHGHVLGLKDINVSMPAGGITVVMGLSGSGKSTLIRHINRLIEPTAGEVLYDGVDVCKMSPLELREFRRHKTAMVFQKFALLPHRTVLENTVYGLDIQGINRSESTKIGMGWIERVGLSGFENSYPNQLSGGMQQRVGLARALTNDADILLMDEAYSALDPLIRVDMQTVLLDLQEELKKTVVFITHDLDEALRLGDKIAILRDGEVVQQGTGQDIVLSPADEYISSFVKEVNRGRVIRVDTIMSPIQGSADGLRLRFGTVLEDAARQMTEKNASTAIVLDKAGQPIGQVDLHAIISAMVTPRSHEDEALDTDAAA
- the bmt gene encoding betaine--homocysteine S-methyltransferase; translation: MAQPANPLADLLAEKGVLLADGATGTSLFAMGLTAGDAPELWNDEHPDRIVKLHQDFVDAGADIILTNTFGGTRHRLKLHNAEGRVHELNRKAAEIARSVADKAPRKVIVAGSVGPTGELLIPLGALTYEDAVAAFAEQMEGLKAGGADVAWIETMSSPDEIRAAAEAAVKTGMPYTYTGSFDTAGRTMMGLEPKDIHSVAADIGTGPLAVGANCGVGASDILASLLDMTEADPNATVIVKGNCGIPEFRGTEIYYSGTPPLMADYARLARDAGARIIGGCCGTSCNHLAAMRSALDGHTPGPRPTIETIVERIGPLRNKLASESGAQEGVRRSRRRG